The following nucleotide sequence is from Acidovorax radicis.
TGAGAGTCTTTGGGCCATGCCCACATCCCTTAAGATTTCGCCCCTCTGATTCAATCACTCACTTTTTTATAGCTGCTCGCGCTTTATCTTCTAGCGCTTGCGGCCCATTTCATTTAAATCTGACTGCCATGAACTTCGCAGACCGCCTGAAACAACTCCCCTCCGCCAGCCACCTCGCCGCCCTGCACCTGCTGGGCGCGGACGGCCAGGTGCTGGCCACCATCGAGAACAAGCCCGGCCAGACCGGTTCGCTGGTGGTGTATGCCGCGCTGGCGGCGCTGTATGGCGGGCGCATCACGCCCGCAGCCGCCAGCCTGGGGCTGGAGTGGTATGCCGAGCACGTGGCCGATGCACGGGCCTTCCCCGGCAAGCACCCCAACATCGACCGGCTGCTGGCCTGGGCCCAGGGCAGCGAGGGTTTTGCGGTGCGCACCGTGGCGGCCTGACGCGGCACCCCGCACACAAAAAAGCGGGGCAGGCAGCGCCCGGCTGTCGAAAGTGCGCTGAGCCGTTCGTCGTAGGGGTATGAACGCGTGAGTGATCGAAGCCATTGACCCGAATGGCTTCATGGCCCACGCTGTCATTCATACACCCCTGGCGACAACCCTCTTGGAGACCCGCATGACAACCCCCAACACCTCCGCAACCACCACCGGAACCACGGGCATCACCGGCACCGTCACCCTGCACCGCGTGCTGCGCGCCCCGGCCGAACGCATCTACCGCGCGTTTCTGGATGCCGATGCCCTGTGCAAATGGCTGCCGCCCCACGGCTTTACCTGCCGGGTGCTGAGCCTGGATGCGCGCGTGGGCGGCAGCTACCGCATGCAGTTCACCAACATGAGCAGCGGCGGCACGCACGCGTTTGGCGGCGAATATGTGGAGCTGGTGCCGGGCGAGCGCATCGTGCACACCGACCGGTTTGACGACCCCCACCTGCCGGACGAGATGCGCACCACCATCACGTTCAAAAAGGTGCTGGTGGGCACGGAGGTGACGGCGGTGCAAGAGGGCATTCCGGCCGTGATTCCGACCGAGATGTGCACCCTGGGCTGGCAGGAGTCGCTGCAGCTGCTGGCGCTGCTGGTGGAGCCGGAGATTCCGGGCGAGTAACGCACACGCGCACAGCCCCCGGCCCTTGTCACATCAACCGGGTCACTTCAACCACTTGTCTGCGGCCTGCTTGATGGTGCCCCGGCTGTCCACCAGGCCCCACACAAAGCCCATCACGCGCACATAGTCGGCGTCGTCGGTGGGCAGCATGAAGCCCAGGTAGTTCTTGGGCGTGAGGGGCGCGTCCACAAACGCGGCGGCCAGGCGTGGGTCGGTCTTGGCGTAGTGCAGGGCTTCATACGTCTCGGTGATCATCACGTCGCCCTTGCCCTCGGCAATCAGCGCAGGGATCTCGGCGTTCTTGTCGTGCGTGCCGACCTGCGCGGCCTTCAGGTTGGCCAGCACATAGGTCTCGTTGGTGCCGCCCGGGTTCTTGATGACGCGCACCGTGGGCTGGTTCATGGCGTCCACGCTGGTGTACTTGGCCTTGTCGGCCGCGCGCACCAGGGCCACTTTGCCAAAGGGGGCGTAGCCGGGCAGCATGTCAAAGA
It contains:
- a CDS encoding DUF2322 family protein; its protein translation is MNFADRLKQLPSASHLAALHLLGADGQVLATIENKPGQTGSLVVYAALAALYGGRITPAAASLGLEWYAEHVADARAFPGKHPNIDRLLAWAQGSEGFAVRTVAA
- a CDS encoding SRPBCC family protein, which encodes MTTPNTSATTTGTTGITGTVTLHRVLRAPAERIYRAFLDADALCKWLPPHGFTCRVLSLDARVGGSYRMQFTNMSSGGTHAFGGEYVELVPGERIVHTDRFDDPHLPDEMRTTITFKKVLVGTEVTAVQEGIPAVIPTEMCTLGWQESLQLLALLVEPEIPGE
- a CDS encoding transporter substrate-binding domain-containing protein: MIVKKTLALAAAAMVAALAFSQAAQAGPRLDKILEAKVIRVGTPGDYRPFAIKTDAGYAGHDIDVIETMAKELGVKIEYVPTTWTNLVKDLQGDKFDVAVGGITRNVNRMRLFDMLPGYAPFGKVALVRAADKAKYTSVDAMNQPTVRVIKNPGGTNETYVLANLKAAQVGTHDKNAEIPALIAEGKGDVMITETYEALHYAKTDPRLAAAFVDAPLTPKNYLGFMLPTDDADYVRVMGFVWGLVDSRGTIKQAADKWLK